AGATACGATCCAGCAGATGCTGGAAGCCGAGATGGATGACCATCTCGGTTACAGCAAATATGACTACAAGAACAAGCATACAGATGACAGCCGCAACGGCTACAGCCCTAAAACAGTCACCTCTTCGGCCGGAGATATCCCGATCGACGTCCCCAGAGACCGCAAGGGTGACTTCGAACCGCAGTCAGTCAAAAAGAACCAGACCGATATCTCAAATATAGAGGATCAGGTCCTGTCCATGTATGCAAAAGGCATGACGACCCGGGATATCTCGGCTCACCTGCAGTCTATCTACGGTGTGGATGCCTCTGCTGAAATGATTTCGCGAATGACGGATCGAATTCTGCCGATTGCCAAAGAATGGCAGAACCGGCCGCTGGCCAAAAAGTATGCAGTCGTCTTTATGGACGCCGTGCATTTCAATGTGAGGCAGGACGGCCGAACCGTCAAGAAAGCCGTTTATGTTGCTATTGGGACAAGACTGGACGGGCATCGTGAAGTCCTTGGCCTGTGGGT
This sequence is a window from Synergistes jonesii. Protein-coding genes within it:
- a CDS encoding IS256 family transposase produces the protein MARQRKLTPERKALIQSLLSHYKPEDAQDVQAMLRDLLGDTIQQMLEAEMDDHLGYSKYDYKNKHTDDSRNGYSPKTVTSSAGDIPIDVPRDRKGDFEPQSVKKNQTDISNIEDQVLSMYAKGMTTRDISAHLQSIYGVDASAEMISRMTDRILPIAKEWQNRPLAKKYAVVFMDAVHFNVRQDGRTVKKAVYVAIGTRLDGHREVLGLWVGGNESAKYWVGVLNEIRNRGTEDIFIISVDGLTGFADAISAVXP